From the Clupea harengus chromosome 15, Ch_v2.0.2, whole genome shotgun sequence genome, one window contains:
- the fam167ab gene encoding protein FAM167A, protein MATELPMPQIEVEDVDGPDCLDGLDPPSDDHLRTLKTLTEKLRLETRRPSYQEWRAQVEAHSARRPTVPGKKTQDLGQGDGSSSNNQSPTEGRQGGSVLSGDVSGDTSPPSGNLKGFGNIDEALVWLRKELKEMRLQDQQLARQLMRLRGDINKLKIEQTCHLHRRMLNDATYGLEERDELSDLLCDGPVTPGFGLSAPLRLIGVTKMNINSRRFSLC, encoded by the exons ATGGCCACCGAGCTTCCGATGCCTCAGATCGAAGTGGAAGACGTGGACGGGCCGGACTGTTTGGACGGGTTGGACCCGCCCTCGGACGATCACCTAAGGACGCTGAAGACCCTGACGGAGAAGCTGAGGCTAGAGACACGACGGCCATCCTATCAGGAGTGGAGAGCCCAGGTGGAGGCCCACAGTGCGAGGAGACCCACAGTCCCAGGAAAAAAGACACAAGACCTGGGGCAGGGCGACGGCAGCAGCAGTAACAACCAGAGTCCTACAGAGGGGAGGCAGGGGGGAAGCGTTCTGAGTGGGGAcgtctcaggagacaccagcccgCCCTCAGGGAACCTGAAGGGGTTTGGGAATATTGACGAGGCGCTCGTTTGGCTGAGGAAGGAACTG AAGGAGATGCGTCTGCAGGACCAACAGTTGGCGAGGCAGCTCATGCGTCTCCGTGGCGACATCAACAAGCTGAAGATTGAGCAGACGTGCCATCTGCACCGGCGCATGCTCAACGACGCCACCTACGGGCTGGAGGAGCGCGACGAGCTGTCCGACCTGCTGTGCGATGGCCCGGTCACGCCAGGCTTCGGCCTCTCCGCCCCTCTGCGCCTCATCGGCGTCACCAAGATGAACATCAACTCCCGCCGCTTCTCGCTCTGCTAG
- the ccm2 gene encoding cerebral cavernous malformations protein 2 homolog isoform X1, producing the protein MEDDVKKVKKPGLVSPFKRVFLKGEKGRDKKAQEKSSERRALHTFSLSLPDHRIDPDILLNDYIEKEVKYLGQLTSVPGYLNPSSRTDVLQLIDNARKSHQLAGNLTSEQDAVVSLSAYNVKLTRRDTEDIILRVPIHDIAAVSYIRDDSLHLVLLKTAQEVGSSPCPSTCMELSKSATMGSLSESGAVLVEACSLLVLAVDNKGAAEELCLLLSQVFQIVYTESTIDFLDRAIFDGATTPTRHHSLYSDDSSSKVDVKEAFEAEAGTFSFQSSLEAGGHSPCPSPSSTPASPQPKTASDSELSTTAAELLQDYMTTLRTKLSSQEIQQFATLLHEYRNGSSIHEFCINLRQLYGDSRKFLLLGLRPFIPEKDSQHFENFLETIGVKDGRGIITDSFGRYRRTASSASDSTTNGNGAAGGSDEALAPSEGDEWDRMISDISNDIEALGCHMDQDGTGP; encoded by the exons ATGGAGGATGATGTGAAGAAAGTAAAAAAG CCTGGTCTCGTGTCACCATTCAAGCGTGTCTTCCtgaagggggagaaagggagggacaaGAAGGCCCAGGAGAAGTCGTCGGAGCGACGGGCCCTGCAcaccttttccctctctctcccggaCCACCGCATTGATCCCGACATCCTGCTCAACGACTACATCGAGAAAGAGGTCAAG TATCTGGGACAGCTGACATCGGTTCCTGGGTACCTGAACCCCTCCAGTCGCACAGACGTGCTGCAACTCATAGACAACGCCAGG AAGTCTCACCAGTTGGCGGGGAATCTGACATCAGAGCAGGATGCGGTAGTGAGCCTGTCTGCGTACAATGTCAAGCTGACGCGACGCGACACAGAGGACATCATCCTGCGAGTGCCCATACACGACATCGCCGCAGTCTCCTACATCAGGGATGACTCGCTGCACCTAGTGCTGCTCAAGACCG cccaggAGGTGGGAAGCTCACCCTGTCCCAGCACATGTATGGAGCTGTCTAAGTCTGCAACCATGGGCTCGCTGTCGGAGAGCGGCGCGGTGCTGGTGGAGGCGTGCTCTCTGCTCGTGCTCGCTGTAGACAACAAG GGAGCTGCTGAAGAACTGTGCCTGCTCCTCAGCCAGGTCTTCCAGATCGTCTACACCGAGTCCACCATCGACTTCCTGGACAGGGCCATCTTTGACGGAGCCACTACCCCCACGCGGCACCACTCCCTCTACAGCG ATGACTCCTCGAGCAAAGTGGATGTCAAGGAGGCATTCGAGGCAGAAGCCGGTACCTT CTCATTCCAGAGTTCTCTGGAGGCGGGTGGACACTCGCCGTGCCCCTCCCCATCCTCCACGCCTGCGTCGCCACAGCCCAAAACAGCCAGCGACAGCGAGCTTAGCACCACCGCTGCAGAGCTTCTGCAAGACTACATgaccacg ctgaggACGAAACTCTCCTCGCAGGAGATCCAGCAGTTTGCCACACTGCTGCACGAGTATCGCAACGGCTCTTCCATCCACGAGTTCTGCATCAACCTCCGACAGCTGTACGGAGACAGCAGGAAGTTTCTCTTGCTCG gcctgcGGCCATTCATTCCCGAGAAGGACAGCCAGCATTTTGAGAACTTCCTAGAGACCATCGGGGTGAAGGACGGCCGCGGCATCATCACCGACAGCTTCGGCCGCTACCGGCGCACAGCCAGCTCAGCCTCGGACTCCACCACCAACGGCAACGGGGCGGCGGGCGGCTCGGACGAAGCCCTCGCACCTTCCGAGGGCGACGAGTGGGACCGCATGATCTCGGACATCAGCAACGACATCGAAGCGCTCGGCTGTCACATGGACCAGGACGGGACGGGGCCCTGA
- the ccm2 gene encoding cerebral cavernous malformations protein 2 homolog isoform X2 translates to MDYEPGLVSPFKRVFLKGEKGRDKKAQEKSSERRALHTFSLSLPDHRIDPDILLNDYIEKEVKYLGQLTSVPGYLNPSSRTDVLQLIDNARKSHQLAGNLTSEQDAVVSLSAYNVKLTRRDTEDIILRVPIHDIAAVSYIRDDSLHLVLLKTAQEVGSSPCPSTCMELSKSATMGSLSESGAVLVEACSLLVLAVDNKGAAEELCLLLSQVFQIVYTESTIDFLDRAIFDGATTPTRHHSLYSDDSSSKVDVKEAFEAEAGTFSFQSSLEAGGHSPCPSPSSTPASPQPKTASDSELSTTAAELLQDYMTTLRTKLSSQEIQQFATLLHEYRNGSSIHEFCINLRQLYGDSRKFLLLGLRPFIPEKDSQHFENFLETIGVKDGRGIITDSFGRYRRTASSASDSTTNGNGAAGGSDEALAPSEGDEWDRMISDISNDIEALGCHMDQDGTGP, encoded by the exons ATGGATTATGAG CCTGGTCTCGTGTCACCATTCAAGCGTGTCTTCCtgaagggggagaaagggagggacaaGAAGGCCCAGGAGAAGTCGTCGGAGCGACGGGCCCTGCAcaccttttccctctctctcccggaCCACCGCATTGATCCCGACATCCTGCTCAACGACTACATCGAGAAAGAGGTCAAG TATCTGGGACAGCTGACATCGGTTCCTGGGTACCTGAACCCCTCCAGTCGCACAGACGTGCTGCAACTCATAGACAACGCCAGG AAGTCTCACCAGTTGGCGGGGAATCTGACATCAGAGCAGGATGCGGTAGTGAGCCTGTCTGCGTACAATGTCAAGCTGACGCGACGCGACACAGAGGACATCATCCTGCGAGTGCCCATACACGACATCGCCGCAGTCTCCTACATCAGGGATGACTCGCTGCACCTAGTGCTGCTCAAGACCG cccaggAGGTGGGAAGCTCACCCTGTCCCAGCACATGTATGGAGCTGTCTAAGTCTGCAACCATGGGCTCGCTGTCGGAGAGCGGCGCGGTGCTGGTGGAGGCGTGCTCTCTGCTCGTGCTCGCTGTAGACAACAAG GGAGCTGCTGAAGAACTGTGCCTGCTCCTCAGCCAGGTCTTCCAGATCGTCTACACCGAGTCCACCATCGACTTCCTGGACAGGGCCATCTTTGACGGAGCCACTACCCCCACGCGGCACCACTCCCTCTACAGCG ATGACTCCTCGAGCAAAGTGGATGTCAAGGAGGCATTCGAGGCAGAAGCCGGTACCTT CTCATTCCAGAGTTCTCTGGAGGCGGGTGGACACTCGCCGTGCCCCTCCCCATCCTCCACGCCTGCGTCGCCACAGCCCAAAACAGCCAGCGACAGCGAGCTTAGCACCACCGCTGCAGAGCTTCTGCAAGACTACATgaccacg ctgaggACGAAACTCTCCTCGCAGGAGATCCAGCAGTTTGCCACACTGCTGCACGAGTATCGCAACGGCTCTTCCATCCACGAGTTCTGCATCAACCTCCGACAGCTGTACGGAGACAGCAGGAAGTTTCTCTTGCTCG gcctgcGGCCATTCATTCCCGAGAAGGACAGCCAGCATTTTGAGAACTTCCTAGAGACCATCGGGGTGAAGGACGGCCGCGGCATCATCACCGACAGCTTCGGCCGCTACCGGCGCACAGCCAGCTCAGCCTCGGACTCCACCACCAACGGCAACGGGGCGGCGGGCGGCTCGGACGAAGCCCTCGCACCTTCCGAGGGCGACGAGTGGGACCGCATGATCTCGGACATCAGCAACGACATCGAAGCGCTCGGCTGTCACATGGACCAGGACGGGACGGGGCCCTGA